The Streptomyces sp. NBC_00236 DNA window GCGCTCGTCACGGGTGACGACCTTCCTCGGCGGCGCCAACGCCGTACGCACCCGGGTCATCGCCGAGGTCGGCCCGCTGCCGGGCGACTTCTTCTACGCGCACGAGGAGACCGATCTCGCCTGGCGGGCACTGGACGCCGGCTGGCTGATCGACTACCGCGCGGACATGGTCCTCAACCACCCCACGACCGCTCCGTCCCGCCATGCCGTCTACCACCGCATGGTCGCCCGGAACCGGGTCTGGCTGGCGCGGCGCAACCTCCCCGCGCCCCTGGTCCCCGTGTATCTCGGGGTGTGGCTGCTGCTGACCCTGCTCCGCAAGCCCTCGGGCCCGGCGCTGAAGGCATGGTTCGGCGGCTTCCGGGAAGGCTGGTCGACACCCTGCGGACCGCGGCGCCCGATGAAGTGGCGTACGGTGTGGCGGCTGACCAGACTCGGCCGGCCTCCGGTGATCTGAGAGGGTTCGCCTCTGGGAGCATGAGGCGTAAATTTTCTTGTCGGGACCTGTCCGCCCTGAGCCGCGCCCGCGACTGGCCGCGCGTTTTGAATACGAGAGTTTCATCTGGTGAGTGACACAACCCATGACGGTGCTGTTGCGTTGAGCACCCCGCCCTCGGCCGACGACGGCCTGAGCCCAGCCGATCTGGCCGCGAAGTACGGCCTGACGGTCAGCGGCGCCCGGCCCGGGCTCTTCGAGTACGTGCGCCAGCTCCGCGGGCGACGCCACTTCATCATGGCGTTCTCCAGGGCCAAGCTGACCGCCCAGTACAGCCAGGCCAAGCTGGGCCAGTTGTGGCAGGTGGCCACCCCGCTCCTGAACGCCGGGGTGTACTTCGTCATCTTCGGAGTGATCCTCGGCACGAAGAAGGGGATGGAACCGGAGGTCTTCATCCCGTTCCTGGTGACCGGGGTCTTCGTCTTCACCTTCACCCAGAGCTCGGTGATGGCCGGGGTCCGCGCGATCTCCGGCAACCTCGGCCTGGTGCGGGCGCTGCACTTCCCGCGCGCCTCGCTGCCCATTTCGTTCTCCCTCCAGCAGCTCCAGCAGCTGCTGTACTCGATGATCGTGCTGGTCGCGGTGACCGCGGGACTCGGCAGCTATCCGAGCCTTTCCTGGCTGCTGGTGATTCCCGCGCTGGCCATGCAGTTCCTCTTCAACACCGGACTGGCGCTGATCATGGCGAGGCTCGGGGCCAAGACGCCCGACCTGGCGCAGCTGATGCCGTTCGTCATGCGGACCTGGATGTACGCCTCCGGCGTCATGTTCTCCATCCCGATCATGCTCGCCGACAAGCCGGCCTGGATCGCAGACGTGCTGCAGTACAACCCGGCAGCCATCTACATGGACCTGATCCGGTTCGCGATGATCGACGGGTACGGCTCCGAGAACCTGCCGGCGCACGTCTGGGTGGCGGGTCTGGCCTGGGCGCTCCTGGTGGGTGCCCTGGGCTTCGTGTACTTCTGGAAGGCAGAGGAGCGGTACGGCCGTGGCTGAGGACAACACCGCGGGGCGCATCCCCACCGTGATCGCCGACGACGTGCACATCGTGTACCGCGTCAACGGCGGCGGCGGTGGCAAGGGCGGCGCCACCGCGGCACTGAGCCGGATACTGCGCCGCGGCAAGGGCGAGGAGCGGGGTGTCCGCAAGGTGCACGCCGTGCGCGGCGTCTCCTTCACCTCCTACCGCGGCGAGGCCATCGGTCTCATCGGAACGAACGGCTCCGGCAAGTCCACCCTGCTGCGGGCCATCGCCGGGCTGCTGCCGACCGAGAGCGGCAAGGTGTACACGGACGGGCAGCCCTCGCTGCTCGGCGTGAACGCGGCGCTGATGAGCGACCTGACGGGCGAGCGCAACGTCGTGCTCGGCGGGCTCGCCATGGGAATGAGCCGCGAGGAGATCCGCGAGCGGTACCAGAGCATCGTCGACTTCTCCGGTATCAACGAGAAGGGTGACTTCATCACCCTGCCGATGCGGACGTACTCCTCCGGCATGGCGGCGCGGCTGCGCTTCTCCATCGCCGCCGCCAAGAACCACGACGTCCTCATGATCGACGAGGCGCTGGCGACCGGTGACCGCAAGTTCCAGATCCGCTCCGAGGAGCGCATCCGGGAGCTCCGCAAGGAGGCCGGCACCGTCTTCCTCGTCAGCCACAGCAACAAGTCGATCAGGGACACCTGCGACCGGGTGCTGTGGCTGGAAAAGGGCGAACTGCTGATGGACGGTCCGACCGACGAGGTCCTGAAGGCGTACGAGCGCGAGACGGGCAAGTAGGGCGTCACCGAAGTCGCGTACCGCAGCGGCCTTTGCCGGAGCCTTCCGGCAAAGGCCGCTGCGCTGCTTCCGGATCGTCGGCCGCCTCCCGGACGTCCACGGCTCGTCGTACGGCGACCGGCACGATCTCCTCCCGCCGGATGACGTCAATTTCCTTGCACAAGGGGAAAGTTGACAGGGCGAAGCGCGCAGGTGTTGCGCGCCCCACACCCCGGCGTATGGATGAGCGTTGTACAACGTAAGCTGTACCGGTGCTGATTCGTGGCAAGTGGGGCGATACCGCCTGGGAGGACGGCTCGTCGTCGTCCTCCGCACTCGGGAGAGCGGGCGGCGTGTCCGGAATGGGATGTTTTGGGTCGGCAGTGTAGAACGGGAGATGTGACGGCTATGACGGAAGATCTCCAGCTCCGAGGTACTCACGCCGTCCTCGCGCAGGGCGGTCCGCAGTGACCCGTACCCCGCAGACGCGGCTTGATTCCGCCGTACCCGGAACCCTTGACAAGGCCGCCGACGAGAACTTTCCGGTGGCCCCCTTCTTCCTGCCGCGCGCCTGGCGCGACGACCTGATGGCCGTCTACGGTTTCGCCCGGCTCGTCGACGACATCGGCGACGGTGACCTCGCTCCCGGCGGAGCCGACGCCCGGCACCTCGGTCTCGACCCGGCCGAGGGCGAGGACCGGCTCGCGATGCTCGACGCGCTGGAGAAGGACCTGCGAAGGATCTTCGCCACCACCGGCGAAACCCCGCACCACCCCCTCCTGCAGGCACTGCGTCCCACCGTGCGGCGCCGCGCACTCACCCCCGAGCCCTTTCTCGGCCTCATCGAGGCCAACCGGCAGGACCAGAAGATCCGCCGCTACGGGACGTACGAGGAGCTCCTCGCCTACTGCGAGCTCTCCGCGAACCCCGTCGGCCGCCTGGTCCTCCAGCTGACCGGCACCGCCAGTCCCGAACGCGTCCGCCGCTCCGACGCCGTCTGCACCGCGCTGCAGATCGTCGAGCATCTGCAGGACGTCACCGAGGACCTCGGCCGCGACCGGATCTATCTGCCGGCCGACGACATGGCCAGGTTCCATGTCACCGAATCCGACCTGGCGGCTCCCTCCGGGGGCGCGGCGGTGCGGGCGCTGATCGCGTACGAGGCCGAACGCGCCGGGTACCTGCTGAATGAAGGCCCCCCTCTGGTGGGTAGCGTCCACGGCAGGCTCAAGCTGCTTCTCGCCGGATTCGTGGGAGGGGGGCGTGCCGCCCTCACCGCGATCGCGGCCGCCGGGTTCGACGTACTGCCCGGACCCCCCAAACCCACCAAGCCCAGCCTGCTGCGCGAGGTGGGAGTTGTTTTGCGAAGAGCGCGTAGAGAGGGGTGAGCCGGACCGTGGAGGGACAGACGACGTACATGTCGGCACCGGTACAGGCCGCATACAGTTACTGCGAGGCGGTCACCGGACAGCAGGCGCGTAACTTCGCGTACGGCATCAGGCTGCTGCCCGTCGAGAAGCGGCAGGCCATGTCGGCCCTGTACGCCTTCTCCCGGCGGGTCGACGACATCGGTGACGGCGAACTGGAGCCGGAGACCAAGCGCGTCCGCCTGGAGGGCACCCGCGCGGTGCTGGACCGGATCCGCGGCGGAGCGGTCGACGAGGACGACACCGACCCGGTGGCCGTCGCGCTCGCCGACGCCGCCCGCCGCTTCCCGCTGCCGCTCGAAGGGCTCGACGAGCTCATCGACGGCGTGCTGATGGACGTGCGCGGCGCGACCTACGAGACGTGGGACGACCTCAAGATCTACTGCCGGTGCGTCGCGGGCGCCATCGGCCGCCTCAGCCTGGGCGTCTTCGGTACGGAACCCGGCGCCCCGGGCGCCGAGCGCGCCGCCGAGTACGCCGACACGCTCGGCCTCGCGCTCCAGCTGACGAACATCCTGCGCGACGTGCGCGAGGACGCGGGCAACGGGCGTACCTATCTGCCCGCCGACGACCTGGCCAAGTTCGGCTGCTCCGCCGGCTTCCACCGGGCCACCCCGCCGCCCGGTTCCGACTTCGCCGGGCTCGTCCACTTCGAGGTCCGGCGTGCCCGGGCCCTCTTCGCCGAGGGCTACCGTCTGCTGCCGATGCTCGACCGGCGCAGCGGCGCCTGTGTGGCGGCCATGGCCGGCATCTACCGGCGGCTCCTGGACCGGATCGAGCGCGACCCCGAGGCGGTGCTGCGCGGACGGGTCTCGCTGCCGGGCCACGAGAAGGCGTACGTGGCGGTGCGCGGTCTGTCGGGCCTCGATGCGCGCCACATCTCGCGCCGCACGATCAGGGGGCGTGTCTGAGTGCCTCACACGGACATTTCGCGCACCATGTGCATCATGGATGATCACTCCGTGCCGCGGGCAACCCTCTGCCGTGTGCATGCGTCCCTGACTGAAAAGACCTGGCAAGAGGGGGACGCATGACGGACGACGCCCCGCGTTCCTCGCGCGCGGTCGTGATCGGGGGCGGGCTCGCGGGCATGACGGCGGCCCTGCGGCTGGCCGACGCCGGGCTTGACGTGACCCTGCTCGAAGGACGGCCCCGGCTCGGCGGCCTCGCCTTCTCCTTCCGGCGCGGCGAGCTGACGGTCGACAACGGCCAGCATGTCTATCTGCGCTGCTGCACCGCCTACCGCTGGTTCCTCGACCGGGTCGACGGGGCGGCGCTGGCGCCGTTGCAAAACCGTTTGGACGTGCCCGTTCTCGACGTGGGACGGCTTGCGGGCCCCCGCCTCGGACGGCTGCGCCGCAAC harbors:
- a CDS encoding glycosyltransferase family 2 protein; the protein is MKLGAVIITMGNRPAELRALLDSVAAQDGDRIEVVVVGNGSAVPEVPVGVRTVELPENLGIPGGRNVGIEAFGPSGADVDALLFLDDDGHLPLTDTAELCRQAFEADPKLGIISFRIADPDTGETQRRHVPRLRAADPMRSSRVTTFLGGANAVRTRVIAEVGPLPGDFFYAHEETDLAWRALDAGWLIDYRADMVLNHPTTAPSRHAVYHRMVARNRVWLARRNLPAPLVPVYLGVWLLLTLLRKPSGPALKAWFGGFREGWSTPCGPRRPMKWRTVWRLTRLGRPPVI
- a CDS encoding ABC transporter permease, producing the protein MSDTTHDGAVALSTPPSADDGLSPADLAAKYGLTVSGARPGLFEYVRQLRGRRHFIMAFSRAKLTAQYSQAKLGQLWQVATPLLNAGVYFVIFGVILGTKKGMEPEVFIPFLVTGVFVFTFTQSSVMAGVRAISGNLGLVRALHFPRASLPISFSLQQLQQLLYSMIVLVAVTAGLGSYPSLSWLLVIPALAMQFLFNTGLALIMARLGAKTPDLAQLMPFVMRTWMYASGVMFSIPIMLADKPAWIADVLQYNPAAIYMDLIRFAMIDGYGSENLPAHVWVAGLAWALLVGALGFVYFWKAEERYGRG
- a CDS encoding ABC transporter ATP-binding protein; translation: MAEDNTAGRIPTVIADDVHIVYRVNGGGGGKGGATAALSRILRRGKGEERGVRKVHAVRGVSFTSYRGEAIGLIGTNGSGKSTLLRAIAGLLPTESGKVYTDGQPSLLGVNAALMSDLTGERNVVLGGLAMGMSREEIRERYQSIVDFSGINEKGDFITLPMRTYSSGMAARLRFSIAAAKNHDVLMIDEALATGDRKFQIRSEERIRELRKEAGTVFLVSHSNKSIRDTCDRVLWLEKGELLMDGPTDEVLKAYERETGK
- the hpnC gene encoding squalene synthase HpnC yields the protein MTRTPQTRLDSAVPGTLDKAADENFPVAPFFLPRAWRDDLMAVYGFARLVDDIGDGDLAPGGADARHLGLDPAEGEDRLAMLDALEKDLRRIFATTGETPHHPLLQALRPTVRRRALTPEPFLGLIEANRQDQKIRRYGTYEELLAYCELSANPVGRLVLQLTGTASPERVRRSDAVCTALQIVEHLQDVTEDLGRDRIYLPADDMARFHVTESDLAAPSGGAAVRALIAYEAERAGYLLNEGPPLVGSVHGRLKLLLAGFVGGGRAALTAIAAAGFDVLPGPPKPTKPSLLREVGVVLRRARREG
- the hpnD gene encoding presqualene diphosphate synthase HpnD, producing MSAPVQAAYSYCEAVTGQQARNFAYGIRLLPVEKRQAMSALYAFSRRVDDIGDGELEPETKRVRLEGTRAVLDRIRGGAVDEDDTDPVAVALADAARRFPLPLEGLDELIDGVLMDVRGATYETWDDLKIYCRCVAGAIGRLSLGVFGTEPGAPGAERAAEYADTLGLALQLTNILRDVREDAGNGRTYLPADDLAKFGCSAGFHRATPPPGSDFAGLVHFEVRRARALFAEGYRLLPMLDRRSGACVAAMAGIYRRLLDRIERDPEAVLRGRVSLPGHEKAYVAVRGLSGLDARHISRRTIRGRV